The following proteins come from a genomic window of Candidatus Palauibacter polyketidifaciens:
- a CDS encoding ATP-binding cassette domain-containing protein, producing the protein MSLAVAAEGVTRRFGRRWALRGVDFAVPRGAVVALLGANGTGKTTLLRLISTLLKPTAGRLEVLGYTLPAGGDEIRTGAAFMTAGGHAYEELTGVENLRFAARMSGTATTDDDLRDALAAADLGGAADLPVRGWSTGMRKRLELARLRLRPLELVLLDEPFVSLDEDGVGLVHEAVRGWRDAGAAVVIASHRVEDATRHADDVVRLAGGRVADVTP; encoded by the coding sequence GTGAGCCTCGCCGTCGCGGCGGAGGGCGTCACCCGGCGCTTCGGGCGCCGCTGGGCGCTGCGCGGGGTGGACTTCGCGGTGCCGCGCGGCGCGGTCGTCGCGCTGCTCGGCGCGAACGGGACGGGGAAGACGACGCTCCTCCGCCTCATCTCGACGCTGCTCAAGCCGACGGCGGGCCGGTTGGAGGTCCTGGGCTACACCCTCCCCGCGGGCGGGGACGAGATCCGGACGGGCGCCGCGTTCATGACGGCCGGCGGGCACGCGTACGAGGAGTTGACCGGGGTCGAGAACCTGCGCTTCGCGGCCCGCATGTCCGGGACGGCGACCACGGACGACGACCTGCGGGACGCGCTCGCCGCGGCCGATCTCGGCGGGGCGGCGGACCTCCCCGTGCGGGGCTGGTCGACCGGGATGCGCAAGCGCCTCGAGCTCGCGCGGCTCCGGCTCCGCCCGCTCGAGCTCGTGCTGCTCGACGAACCCTTCGTGAGCCTGGACGAGGACGGCGTGGGGCTCGTGCACGAGGCGGTCCGCGGGTGGCGCGACGCCGGCGCCGCCGTGGTCATCGCCTCGCACCGGGTCGAGGACGCGACCCGGCACGCCGACGACGTCGTGCGACTGGCCGGCGGCCGCGTGGCCGATGTGACCCCGTGA